In Humulus lupulus chromosome 6, drHumLupu1.1, whole genome shotgun sequence, a single genomic region encodes these proteins:
- the LOC133783796 gene encoding uncharacterized protein LOC133783796, with translation MGEFALVMGLDFSAFPSPEELEGRNLSDRLIKEYFNDAEKVKLSQVDHAFKTCTVVEDVYKLGLCLFVEGVLNAIEGKLHIWRDILKIVENVEYFFSYPWGKYSYRRLLHSCKKDMVKQKANYDAKKDAKVQQESKYSMYGYAPALQYWAYEAIQQLAVELVVSSGNMFPRMLSWSHRRNKDFTKSVIAPILLKKNLIVLPMLKPRPAEKDYYLSLTEGDLPLYPGLGQDPSETDEEEDANFEKMAEKVSQAAEAAKIFVDAAPGEEVAGPTPPIAPASDPASTCAPTSAPASVSAPTPASASAPELADLIERFDRVEGRHETLLKNQSVILDVLSQILTFVKEKPRGSNEDSDSESLDIPLDYVDDPTMPPTIIVTPDAETPGVVIVKPEDVGGVQFQRARRQRRKPDWFEDYKDPTRKRPRTDATAPADEATQEATHVLDPLKKPDPKQYRTMCKWLLGDMPNKTLRDVKTGSHGPAWFLMLKTPQSWLNDGHIDAAEHMLRMRRKYFPNIYRQNAVVMNSYFSQVIPARYDQFKKTADKTKYYWDADIMSMLTGIEQQCLASWGGVEDVYWCQNYGQQHWFAIEASISSWTLTVYDSDNSVISDAKLEDIMSPWCFMLPSLLMQSKLFTDSLMLKIPSAGNRPHQFTLRRKQKHELPQSKRR, from the exons atgggagagtttgccctggtgatggggttggatttcagtgccttcccgtcaccagaagagttggaagggcgtaatctcagcgatcggttgataaaggagtatttcaacgatgctgagaaagtaaagctgtcacaggtggaccatgctttcaagacttgtacggttgtggaagatgtgtacaagcttggtctatgtctgtttgttgagggggttctgaatgccattgagggcaaactgcacatttggcgagatattctaaaaattgttgagaatgtagagtacttcttcagctatccatgggggaagtactcttataggaggctattgcattcttgtaagaaggacatggtgaagcaaaaggccaactatgatgccaagaaggatgccaaggtgcagcaagagtccaaatacagtatgtatggttatgcccccgccttacagtactgggcatatgaggctatccaacagcttgcggtggagcttgttgtgagctcgggaaacatgttcccgaggatgcttagctggtcgcatcggaggaacaaggatttcaccaagtccgtcatcgcaccgatattattgaagaagaat ttaattgttcttccgatgttgaagcctcggccagcagaaaaagactattacttgtctttgactgagggagatcttcccctttatcctgggcttggccaggatccctcggagactgatgaggaggaggatgcgaattttgagaaaatggcagagaaagtttctcaggctgccgaggcagccaagatatttgttgatgctgccccgggggaggaggttgcaggtcccacccctcctattGCCCCAGCCTCAGACCCAGCATCAAcctgtgccccaacatcagccccagcctcagtgtcagccccaacaccagcctcagcctcagcccctgagctggccgacttgattgagcggttcgacagagtcgagggtcgacaTGAGACCCTCTTaaagaaccagtcagtgatcttggacgtactcagtcagatcctgacatttgttaaggagaaaccgaggggctccaatgaagattcagactcagagtcattggatattccgctagactatgttgatgatccaacgatgcctcctaccatcattgtgacacctgatgctgagactccgggagtcgttattgtcaaACCTGAGGATGTTGGTGGGGTTCAGTTTCAGAGGGCTAGACGCCAAAgacgcaagccagattggtttgaggactataaggatcccacgaggaaaagacctcgcactgatgCAACTGCACCAGCAGACGAGGCTACACAAGAGGCTACACAtgtgctggaccctctcaagaagccagatcccaaacagtataggacaatgtgcaagtggcttcttggagacatgcccaacaagaccctgcgggatgtaaagactgggagtCACGGTCCAGCGTGGTTTCTCATGTTGAAGACACCCCAATCctggctcaatgatggg catattgatgcggcagaacacatgcttcgtatgcgtcgcaagtattttcccaatatatatcgacagaatgcagttgtgatgaacagttatttctcacaagtgatacctgcccgatatgatcagttcaagaaaacagccgacaaaacaaagtattattgggatgctgacattatgtccatgttgaccggcatcgagcagcagtgtctggcatcttggggaggagttgaggatgtatattggtgccagaactatggacaacaacattggtttgccattgaggcttccatttctagttggactctgactgtttatgattcagacaactcggtgattagtgacgcaaagcttgaggatattatgagtccatggtgctttatgctaccttctctgttaatgcagagtaaactgtttactgatagcttgatgttgaagattccatcagcaggaaataggccgcatcagttcacattgcgtcgcaaacagaaacacgagctccctcagtcaaagagaaggtaa